From one Ignavibacteria bacterium genomic stretch:
- a CDS encoding thioredoxin family protein translates to MKNIKVVLFALVLFALYATGYAQEGKTKKVEKNTSNVEKFDPKRDAAKDLENAVKEAKESGKNILLDVGGEWCPWCRALGKLMSENKEIADHLKTNYVVVKVNYSPENKNQEVLSKFPKIPGYPHLFVLDSEGKLIHSQDTGVLEKGKGHDPEKVMNFLKEWAPKNVKKAS, encoded by the coding sequence TTGAAAAACATTAAAGTGGTATTATTTGCTCTAGTACTATTTGCTCTTTACGCAACGGGTTATGCACAGGAAGGCAAAACTAAGAAAGTGGAGAAGAATACTTCAAATGTGGAAAAGTTTGATCCCAAGAGGGATGCGGCAAAGGACCTGGAAAACGCTGTAAAGGAAGCAAAGGAATCTGGAAAGAACATTCTTCTTGACGTGGGAGGCGAGTGGTGCCCGTGGTGCCGTGCCTTAGGAAAGCTCATGTCGGAGAACAAGGAGATAGCAGATCACCTGAAAACAAATTATGTAGTGGTAAAAGTAAATTACAGTCCTGAGAACAAGAATCAGGAAGTGCTTTCAAAGTTCCCCAAGATCCCGGGATATCCGCACCTTTTTGTGCTTGACAGTGAAGGAAAGCTCATTCATTCACAGGATACGGGAGTTTTAGAGAAGGGAAAAGGTCACGATCCTGAGAAGGTCATGAATTTTCTTAAAGAGTGGGCTCCCAAGAATGTAAAGAAGGCGAGCTGA
- a CDS encoding FAD-binding protein, with the protein MIKKLELAVEPEKILDKDYIKKAASEKLHVNIQEITAVVQERRSLDARSRRPVYRVTATVFLNETPPEVYPRINYEPVKGQKKVIIVGFGPAGMFAALRLIELGIKPVVLERGKDVQTRRRDLRAVQQFSQVDPDSNYCFGEGGAGTYSDGKLYTRSNKRGDIKKILGVLVQHGADEGIMIEAHPHIGSNKLPRIVQAIRETVINSGGEVHFNSRVTDFIIKEGRILGVVVNGREEFLADAVILATGHSARDIFYLLDKHRLTVEAKPFAMGVRIEHPQRIIDEIQYHSKERSQALPAASYSLTCQVEDRGVFSFCMCPGGIIIPASTSQEEIVLNGMSVSRRDSKFANSGFVVTVNEEDWAKYAAYGPFAGLQYQMEVERLAFEAGGRTQRAPAQRVTDFVKGKISATLPETSYIPGITSSALHEVLPGEISKRLKGALLEFGKKMRGYFTEEAQILAAETRTSSPVRVPRDSESYMHINLSGLFPSGEGAGYAGGIVSAAMDGENCAEKAAKYIKI; encoded by the coding sequence ATGATAAAAAAGCTAGAACTTGCAGTTGAACCGGAAAAGATTTTAGACAAAGATTACATAAAAAAAGCTGCCTCTGAGAAACTTCACGTCAACATTCAGGAAATTACCGCGGTAGTTCAGGAAAGGCGTTCGCTTGATGCCAGAAGCAGAAGGCCTGTTTACAGGGTTACGGCAACAGTATTTCTAAATGAGACCCCGCCTGAGGTCTATCCCCGCATAAATTACGAGCCGGTCAAAGGGCAGAAGAAGGTGATAATAGTTGGATTCGGTCCTGCCGGAATGTTTGCAGCCTTAAGGCTAATAGAGCTAGGAATAAAGCCGGTTGTGCTTGAAAGGGGGAAGGACGTACAGACAAGGAGGCGCGACTTAAGGGCGGTACAGCAGTTCAGCCAGGTGGATCCCGACTCGAATTACTGTTTCGGGGAAGGGGGCGCCGGCACATACAGTGACGGCAAGCTCTACACGAGGAGCAACAAAAGAGGCGACATAAAAAAGATACTGGGCGTTCTGGTGCAGCACGGTGCGGATGAAGGGATAATGATTGAGGCCCATCCGCACATTGGAAGCAACAAGCTTCCCAGGATTGTTCAGGCAATAAGAGAGACTGTAATAAATTCCGGCGGTGAGGTTCACTTTAATTCCAGGGTAACTGATTTTATAATCAAAGAAGGCAGGATTCTGGGCGTTGTTGTAAACGGGAGAGAGGAGTTTCTGGCGGACGCCGTAATTTTAGCCACGGGGCATTCGGCAAGGGACATATTCTATCTTCTGGATAAGCACAGACTTACAGTTGAGGCCAAGCCTTTTGCCATGGGGGTAAGGATTGAGCATCCGCAGAGGATTATAGATGAGATTCAGTATCACTCGAAGGAGAGAAGTCAGGCGCTTCCTGCGGCAAGCTACAGCCTTACCTGTCAGGTGGAAGACCGCGGGGTATTCTCATTCTGCATGTGTCCTGGAGGCATTATAATTCCCGCATCAACAAGCCAGGAAGAGATTGTATTAAACGGTATGTCGGTCTCGAGGCGGGATTCGAAATTTGCCAACTCGGGTTTTGTTGTAACTGTAAACGAAGAAGACTGGGCAAAATATGCCGCATACGGACCTTTTGCAGGCTTACAGTACCAGATGGAAGTTGAAAGACTGGCATTTGAAGCTGGGGGCAGGACACAGAGGGCGCCGGCGCAGAGGGTGACAGATTTTGTAAAAGGGAAAATATCCGCCACACTGCCTGAGACGTCCTACATTCCGGGGATTACCTCGTCTGCGCTTCACGAAGTGCTTCCAGGCGAGATTTCAAAACGCTTAAAAGGTGCTCTTCTGGAATTCGGGAAGAAGATGAGAGGCTACTTTACGGAAGAGGCACAGATACTGGCTGCCGAGACCAGGACGAGTTCGCCCGTAAGGGTGCCGAGGGACAGTGAGTCGTACATGCATATAAATCTTAGTGGTCTTTTCCCGAGCGGGGAAGGGGCCGGGTATGCCGGTGGCATCGTATCGGCTGCAATGGACGGGGAGAACTGTGCAGAAAAAGCGGCCAAATATATAAAAATATAA
- a CDS encoding SDR family oxidoreductase, which translates to MDFQLKDKTVLVTASSSGIGRAVAETFVQEGCNVAICARSKETLIKTADEIKKAYGIEPLWCVCDINAAKDISATIDVVNKNFGHIDILVNNCGGPVAGIFENLNDEDWQGAFEQVLLSVVRFSRSVLPMMKERRWGRIINITSVAVKQPLENLMLSNSLRNAVIGFAKTLSNEAGKYNVTVNNVAPGYTLTNRLYELSINKSKLTGESHEHTLAEMAKEVPLTRLARPDEVASAVVYLASEQSGYITGNTIQVDGGLYKGIY; encoded by the coding sequence ATGGATTTTCAGTTAAAAGACAAGACAGTACTTGTGACAGCTTCCAGTTCAGGGATCGGGCGGGCAGTAGCAGAAACTTTTGTGCAGGAGGGCTGCAACGTTGCTATATGCGCGCGTTCAAAAGAAACGTTAATTAAAACTGCAGATGAGATAAAGAAGGCCTACGGCATTGAACCCTTATGGTGTGTCTGCGACATTAATGCGGCAAAGGATATAAGTGCAACAATAGACGTAGTGAATAAGAATTTCGGGCACATTGACATACTGGTTAACAACTGCGGGGGGCCTGTTGCAGGAATTTTTGAGAACCTTAATGACGAGGACTGGCAGGGGGCATTTGAACAGGTCCTTTTAAGCGTTGTCAGGTTCAGCCGCAGTGTGCTTCCTATGATGAAGGAACGGAGGTGGGGGAGGATCATTAATATTACATCAGTAGCGGTTAAGCAGCCCCTGGAGAACCTCATGCTTTCAAACAGCCTCAGGAATGCGGTAATAGGATTTGCAAAGACCCTCAGCAATGAGGCAGGTAAGTACAACGTAACTGTAAACAACGTTGCCCCGGGCTACACGCTTACAAACAGGCTTTATGAGCTTTCTATAAATAAGTCGAAGCTTACGGGTGAAAGCCACGAGCACACTCTGGCCGAGATGGCCAAGGAGGTGCCTCTTACGCGCCTGGCCAGACCTGACGAAGTTGCCTCGGCAGTTGTGTATCTGGCAAGCGAGCAGTCGGGCTACATAACGGGCAACACTATACAGGTTGACGGCGGCCTTTATAAAGGGATTTACTAG